In the genome of Candidatus Goldiibacteriota bacterium, the window AATAACAATGGGCAGCAAAAGGCATGACGCAGCAGTAAAGCTTCTTGAAAAAAACAAAGTGTATGAGATTGAAGAAGCTGTAAAATTATTAAAAGAGACAGCCAATGTTAAATTTGACGAGAGCATTGACATAGCGGTAAACCTTGCCAAGAAACCGGTTCAGGCAGAACAGCAGATAAGAAGCACCATAGTGCTTCCCAACGGCAGCGGCAAAAAGGTTAAAGTCATTGTTTTTGTAAAAGGCGACAAAGAAAAAGAAGCGCTTGCAGCGGGTGCCGACGAAGTGGGGTCTGAAGACCTTATTGAAAAAATCAAAGGCGGATGGCTGGATTTTGATATCGCGATTGCCACTCCGGAAATGATGAAAGAAGTCGGAAAACTGGGTAAGATTCTTGGGACAAAGGGCCTTATGCCTAATCCTAAATCCGGCACAGTTACGCTTGAAGTGGGAAAAGCCGTTAAAGAATTTAAAGGCGGGAAAGTGGAATACAGAAACAATAAAGAAGGCGTTGTGCACGTGCTTGCAGGCAAGGCTTCTTTCGCGGAAAACGCGATTGCGGAAAATATAATTGCTTTTCTTAAAGTGTTCCTGAAACTTCCGGCCCTGGCAACAAAAGGACAGTACGTGAAAAGTATTTACGTGTCCACGACAATGGGCGTCGGCGTTCCCGTAAACTTTAAGAAATTCATATAAAGAGGTGCTTTAATGGCTAAAGAACAGAATAAGCAGAAAAAACAGATATTTGTTGATGAAACAGTTTCAAAGATAAGGGAATCAGCGGGTTTTATCATTACTGATTATCAGGGCCTTACAGTGGAGCAGGTAAATACGTTAAGGCGCGAACTGGAAAAAGTGGGAGCTATTTACAAGGTAACAAAGAACACCGTGTCCAAGCGCGCTCTTGATGCCATGAACATTAACGGCGATGTGAAAAAAATGTTTAAAGGCGTAACCGGAGTTGTTTTCAGCAATGATTACGTTTCGGCCGCAAAAGTACTTGCTAATTTTGCCAAAGAAAATGAAAAGCTGCAGATAAAAGGCGGCTTCATTGAAAAGAAACATTACACAATGGACGAGATTAAAGAAATAAGCAGGCTTTCAAGCAAAGAAGAACTTATCGCAAAGCTTGTTTATACGCTGAATCAGCCGATAGTAAAGTTTGTGACCCAGCTTTCAAAACCTGTAAAAGATGTTGTATACGCTATAAATGCCGTAAAAGACAAAAAAGGCTAATTTTTAAAAATATCAAGGAGGTGTCATACAATGGCAATGTCGAAAGAGGATTTTATCAAGGAAGTCGAATCCATGACGGTTATGGAGCTCAATGAGCTTGTAAAGGCTCTTGAGGAAAAGTTCGGTGTTTCAGCATCAGCACCTATGATGATGGCGGCAGCACCGGCAGCCGGAGCAGCAGCGGCAGAAGAGAAAACATCATTTGATGTAGTTCTTACCAACGCTGGCGCAAACAAGATTCCGGTAATCAAGGTTATCAGGGAAATCACCAGCCTCGGTCTTAAAGAGGCGAAGGATATAGCCGATAACACGCCGAAACCTGTTAAAGCCGGAGTTTCAAAGGACGAAGCAGACAAGATTAAGAAACAGCTTGAAGAAGCCGGAGCGACTGTAGAATTAAAGTAAGTCTATGTCATATTGGGCGCCCCCTGTTAAAGGGGGCGCCGGACATATACGCTCTTTAAAGATTTTTTTTTAAGACGGATTAATTCCCGTGCTCGTATATTTACGGACACGGGTGAAAGTATTTTTAGGGTTACTATAACCATTCGGAATGCGGCGAACCGTCCGCGCCGCAATCAAAATATATATAGGAAGGGGATCTATGGCAAGAATCAAACAGAAAACAAATATTGAGGAGATTCTTGATATCCCTGATTTGATGGATATCCAGAAAAAGTCTTATAAAGAATTCCTTATGTACGACACCCCCGCTGATAAAAGAAAGAACCAGGGGCTTCAGGATGTATTCGGAAGCGTTTTCCCGATATCTGATTACAACGGTATTTATACACTTCAGTTTGTGGGTTATGAATTTGGAAAACCAAAGCATGAAGTTGAAGAAGCCATAGAAAGGGGAGAAAGTTATTCTTCGCCTTTAAAGGGCATTTTCAGGCTTGCCATAAATGAAAAAAACGAGAAAACAGGGCAGATGGACCTTAAAGAAGCGCCTGAACAGGCGGTTCATCTCTGTGATATTCCGTTAATGACGGACAGGGGAACATTTGTTATAAACGGGGCTGAAAGGGTTATTGTCAGCCAGCTTCACCGTTCTCCGGGCGTAAGCTTTGAAGAAGAAGAGGAAAGCGAAGGCTTAATGGGTATTCCCATGTATATAGGAAGAATAGTTCCTTACAGGGGAACATGGCTGGAATTTGAATATGACGCCAACGACATAACGCACGCTAAGCTTGACAGAAAGAAGAAAATATACGCCACCACGCTTTTAAGAGCGCTTGGTTTTGGAAGGACAGAAGACATACTTTCCATATTCTTTAAATCAGAAGAGACTGAAACCGACAGCCGCGACCTTACCAAAAAAATACTTTTCAAGGATGTAATTGATAAATCTACCGGCGAAATAATTGCGGAATCCGGCGCTTTAATTACAAAAGAAATGGCAAGCAAGATAAGGGACCTTAACATCAAGAAAGTGACCACCGTTATCTGGGATGAAGATAACCCGTACATCAATATTATTAAGACGATAAAAAAAGACAGCATAAAGTCGGAACAGGAAGCGCAGGTTGAAATCTACAAGAAGATGAGGCCGGGCGAACCTGCCACTTTAACCGGCGCTAAGATGCTGTTTAAAAATCTGTTCTTTGACCACAGGCGTTATAATCTTGGCCAGGTGGGAAGATATAAAATTAATAAAACAGTCAGGGCAATTATTGACGCCGAAAAAGAGCAGAAGAATTTTGATATCAAGGAAATTCTTGAAAATGTAAGCGCCATAATTGAAGGGAAGAAAAATAAGAGCGGCAAAAAGATTGAAGCTATTCTTGATGATATTTCCACGGAAAAAGTGCTTACTGAATTTGACCTTGTATTTGCCATCGCGCAGTTTTATAAGGTTAATTCGGGCAGGATGGAAAAGAGCGATATTGACCATCTTGGAAACAGGCGTGTAAGGGCTGTAGGCGAGCTTGTGGAAAATCAGTTCAGGGCAGGGCTTGTAAGGGTTGAAAAAATGATAAGGGAAAGAATGACTATCATTGATATGAAAAATGCCATACCGGCCAACCTTATCAATCCTAAACCGCTTGTAGCCGCAATAAAGGAATTCTTTGGAAGCTCGCAGCTTTCTCAGTTTATGGATCAGGTTAACCCTCTTGCGGAATTAACTCACAAAAGAAGGATTTCCGCGCTTGGGCCGGGCGGTCTTAACAGGGAACGCGCAGGCTTTGAAGTCCGCGACGTTCACTATACTCATTATGGAAGGCTCTGCCCGATTGAAACTCCTGAAGGCCAGAATATCGGCCTTATCACTTCACTTGCCACATATGCAAGTGTAAATGATTACGGGTTTATTGAAACACCTTACAGAAAGGTAAAAAACGGCAAACTTACCGGGGAAATTGAATATTTAACAGCTGACAGGGAAGATGATTTTAAGATTGGGCCTGCCGATGTTATAACAGACGATAAAGGTACAATAACACAGGATCTTGTTCTGGTAAGGACACAGGGCGATTTCCCTATGGTTCCTCCGCAGGAAGTTGATTACATTGATGTTTCTCCAAAACAGGTTGTGTCGGTTGCCGCTTCGCTGATACCTTTCCTTGAACACGATGACGCCAACAGGGCGCTTATGGGTTCCAACATGCAACGTCAGGCTGTTCCTCTGTTAGTCACCGATGCGCCCATTGTGGGTACCGGTATGGAACACAAAGCTGCCGTAGATTCAGGCCGCGCGATTACCGCAATAAATTCCGGTGTGGTGGCGTATGTGGATGCGGAAGTTATTATTGTAGCCACAGACAGGGAAGGCAAGAACCTGAGGGAAAAACTTGATGTTTACAAAATGAAAAAATTCAAGAGAACCAACCAGGACACCACTATAAATGAAAAACCAAGGGTTAAAAAAGGCGACAAAATCAAGAAAGGCCAGGTAATAGCAGACGGTCCTTCAATGGATAAAGGCGAAATGGCGCTGGGCAAGAACGTGGTAATAGCTTTCATGCCATGGAACGGATATAACTACGAAGATGCTATTGTTCTGTCGGAAAACCTTCTTAAGAAAGACATATTTACATCGGTTCATATTGAAGAATATGAAGTGGAAGCAAGGGACACAAAGCTTGGACCCGAAGAAATAACACGCGACATACCAAATGTAAGCGAAGATACGCTTAAGAACCTTGACGCGGAAGGTATTGTAAGGACAGGAGCAAAGGTAAAACCGGGCGACATTCTTGTGGGAAAAGTAACACCCATATCCGGCAGCAATCTGACGCCCGAAGAAAAACTTTTAAAAGCTATCTTTGGTTCAAAAGCTGATAACGTGAAAGATACTTCTTTAAGGGTTCCGCCCGGAATTGAAGGCATAATTACCGATATTAAGGTATTTGCCAGAAAAGAACGCGGAAAAAAGAAAGGCAAAGAAGAAGAAAATATTTCAAAAGTAAAGAAAGAAAAAGATAAAACAATCGCGGAACTTGAAAAGCAGCTTAAAGAAAATATAAAAGAAATAGAAGGAAATAAAGACTTAAATAAAGATGAAAAAGCAAAACTTATTGAATTTGAAGAAATTTACTGCGATTACATGAGAAACAAGCTGGAAGAAGAGTTCAGGCTTTTAAAGAATAACAAAGGCGATGACCTTCCGCCCGGCGTAATAAAGATTGTAAAAGTTTTAATCGCAAAGAAAAGAAAGATATCCGTGGGCGACAAGATTTCCGGACGCCACGGGAACAAGGGTGTTATTTCAAGGATTCTGCCTGTTGAAGATATGCCTTATTTGGCTGACGGCACTCCTGTGGATGTTGTTTTAAATCCGCTTGGTGTTCCTTCCCGTATGAACGTAGGCCAGCTGCTTGAAACTCAGCTTGGATGGGCAGGAAAAAAAGAAGGGGTAAAATTCCAGACGCCGGTATTTAACGGAATGCAGGAAGCGGAAGTTAAGGAATGGATGAAAAAAGTCGGCATGGCGGACAGCGGCAAAAGCGCGCTTTATGACGGAAAAACAGGAAAGTCATTCGCGCAGGCTGTAACCGTGGGTGTCATGTACATGATGAAACTTGTTCATATGGTTGATGACAAGATACACGCCCGTTCAATTGGGCCATACTCGCTTATTACACAGCAGCCTCTTGGCGGTAAGGCGCAGTTTGGAGGCCAGAGATTCGGAGAAATGGAAGTCTGGGCTCTGGAAGCTTACGGCGCGGCTTACACGCTTCAGGAAATGCTTACTGTAAAGTCTGACGATGTTGAAGGCAGAAAAAGGCTTTATGAAGCGATAGTAAGGGGCAAGAACATACCGGAGCCGGGAATACCCGAATCCTTTAATGTTCTTGTGAAAGAACTTCAGGGCCTTGCCTTAAACGTGGAACTGGTAAGCAGGAAGACAGCCAAGAAGCAGTAAGATAAATTCATAATAAGGAGAGCTTGTATATGGCGAAAGATAAAAAGAAAAAAGACAAAAAGAAAAAAGAAGCCCCCGAAAATATTACGATTAATCTTAAGGATATGCTTAAGAAGCCCGAAGAGAAGAAACATAGGGATATAGAATTTAATGCTATAAAAATATCCATAGCTTCCCCGGAACTTGTAAGGGACTGGTCAATGGGTGAAGTTAAGAAACCCGAAACCATCAATTACAGGACTTTTAAACCGGAATTTGAAGGGTTATTCTGCGAGAGAATATTCGGGCCTACCAAAGATTATGAATGCGCCTGCGGTAAATATAAGAAGCAGCGCTATAAAGGCGTTGTTTGCGACAAATGCGGCGTTGAAGTTACAGAGACAAAAGTCAGAAGGGAAAGAATGGGGCACATTGAACTGGCTGTGCCTGTGGTACATATATGGTATTTAAAAGGCATACCTTCAAAACTTGCTTATCTTCTGAATACTTCTGCAAGAAATCTGGAAAAAGTTATATATTATGAAAATTATATAGTAATTGACCCGGGAGCGGCGGAAGAAGTTAAAAAATACGAACTGCTTACGGAAGATGATTACATAAGGTTAAAAGAAAAGTATGGCGAGCAGCTTAACGTAAAGATAGGCGCTGACGCCATCAAAGCAATGTTAAGGGACACGGATATTGACAAACTGGCAAAGGAATTAAGAAAACAGATTGCTAAAACTGTTTCGTTACAGAAAAAGAAAGATATAATCAAAAGGCTTAAAGTTGTGGAAGCGTTCCGCAAGTCCGGAAATATTCCCGGATGGATGGTGCTTGATGTACTTCCGGTAATTCCTCCGGAATTAAGGCCCCTTGTACAGTTAGACGGCGGAAGGTTTGTAACTTCCGATTTAAATGACCTTTATAGAAGGATAATAAACAGGAACAACAGGTTAAAAAAGCTTATAAGCATCAATTCGCCGGAGCTTATAGTAAAGAATGAAAAGCGAATGATACAGGAAGCTGTAGACGCGCTGTTTGATAACGGCAGGCGGGGACATCCCGTACGCGGCGCAAGAAACAGGCCGTTAAAATCATTAAGTGATATGTTAAAAGGAAAACAGGGGCGTTTCAGGCAGAACCTTCTTGGTAAAAGGGTTGATTATTCTGGACGTTCGGTTATTGTTGTAGGTCCGGATCTTAAGCTCCACCAGTGCGGGCTTCCAAAAAAGATAGCGCTTGAATTATTCAAGCCGTTTATTATCAATAAAGTTCAGGAAATGGGCTACACAATAAAGAGCGCCAAGAAAATGGTTGAAAACGTGCGCGCGGAAGTATGGGATATTCTGGAAGAAATTCTTGAAGACCATCTG includes:
- a CDS encoding 50S ribosomal protein L1; the encoded protein is MGSKRHDAAVKLLEKNKVYEIEEAVKLLKETANVKFDESIDIAVNLAKKPVQAEQQIRSTIVLPNGSGKKVKVIVFVKGDKEKEALAAGADEVGSEDLIEKIKGGWLDFDIAIATPEMMKEVGKLGKILGTKGLMPNPKSGTVTLEVGKAVKEFKGGKVEYRNNKEGVVHVLAGKASFAENAIAENIIAFLKVFLKLPALATKGQYVKSIYVSTTMGVGVPVNFKKFI
- the rplL gene encoding 50S ribosomal protein L7/L12: MSKEDFIKEVESMTVMELNELVKALEEKFGVSASAPMMMAAAPAAGAAAAEEKTSFDVVLTNAGANKIPVIKVIREITSLGLKEAKDIADNTPKPVKAGVSKDEADKIKKQLEEAGATVELK
- the rpoB gene encoding DNA-directed RNA polymerase subunit beta — its product is MARIKQKTNIEEILDIPDLMDIQKKSYKEFLMYDTPADKRKNQGLQDVFGSVFPISDYNGIYTLQFVGYEFGKPKHEVEEAIERGESYSSPLKGIFRLAINEKNEKTGQMDLKEAPEQAVHLCDIPLMTDRGTFVINGAERVIVSQLHRSPGVSFEEEEESEGLMGIPMYIGRIVPYRGTWLEFEYDANDITHAKLDRKKKIYATTLLRALGFGRTEDILSIFFKSEETETDSRDLTKKILFKDVIDKSTGEIIAESGALITKEMASKIRDLNIKKVTTVIWDEDNPYINIIKTIKKDSIKSEQEAQVEIYKKMRPGEPATLTGAKMLFKNLFFDHRRYNLGQVGRYKINKTVRAIIDAEKEQKNFDIKEILENVSAIIEGKKNKSGKKIEAILDDISTEKVLTEFDLVFAIAQFYKVNSGRMEKSDIDHLGNRRVRAVGELVENQFRAGLVRVEKMIRERMTIIDMKNAIPANLINPKPLVAAIKEFFGSSQLSQFMDQVNPLAELTHKRRISALGPGGLNRERAGFEVRDVHYTHYGRLCPIETPEGQNIGLITSLATYASVNDYGFIETPYRKVKNGKLTGEIEYLTADREDDFKIGPADVITDDKGTITQDLVLVRTQGDFPMVPPQEVDYIDVSPKQVVSVAASLIPFLEHDDANRALMGSNMQRQAVPLLVTDAPIVGTGMEHKAAVDSGRAITAINSGVVAYVDAEVIIVATDREGKNLREKLDVYKMKKFKRTNQDTTINEKPRVKKGDKIKKGQVIADGPSMDKGEMALGKNVVIAFMPWNGYNYEDAIVLSENLLKKDIFTSVHIEEYEVEARDTKLGPEEITRDIPNVSEDTLKNLDAEGIVRTGAKVKPGDILVGKVTPISGSNLTPEEKLLKAIFGSKADNVKDTSLRVPPGIEGIITDIKVFARKERGKKKGKEEENISKVKKEKDKTIAELEKQLKENIKEIEGNKDLNKDEKAKLIEFEEIYCDYMRNKLEEEFRLLKNNKGDDLPPGVIKIVKVLIAKKRKISVGDKISGRHGNKGVISRILPVEDMPYLADGTPVDVVLNPLGVPSRMNVGQLLETQLGWAGKKEGVKFQTPVFNGMQEAEVKEWMKKVGMADSGKSALYDGKTGKSFAQAVTVGVMYMMKLVHMVDDKIHARSIGPYSLITQQPLGGKAQFGGQRFGEMEVWALEAYGAAYTLQEMLTVKSDDVEGRKRLYEAIVRGKNIPEPGIPESFNVLVKELQGLALNVELVSRKTAKKQ
- a CDS encoding 50S ribosomal protein L10, translating into MAKEQNKQKKQIFVDETVSKIRESAGFIITDYQGLTVEQVNTLRRELEKVGAIYKVTKNTVSKRALDAMNINGDVKKMFKGVTGVVFSNDYVSAAKVLANFAKENEKLQIKGGFIEKKHYTMDEIKEISRLSSKEELIAKLVYTLNQPIVKFVTQLSKPVKDVVYAINAVKDKKG